A single region of the Podospora pseudopauciseta strain CBS 411.78 chromosome 1, whole genome shotgun sequence genome encodes:
- a CDS encoding hypothetical protein (EggNog:ENOG503P4G3), with amino-acid sequence MKIRQRTTCQICRQKKISCDGRKPSCGQCLLRNITCPGYPPDWIFISQFAPSNIQTKPILARVAGHSGVTKHPPSQLPGILLNRKTHEPNGSLRSLYHEDLPLDKLIEIIIQGYVPGTDVAAILKGASASTPRICGAWAEVLPDLVKAGNNTALNAAIKAFAFSILVCETQRKIPMATALEAYSVALRSVNDSLKIPNKSSLVQLMAAVMCLLFAELVLPTSLESWTAHLEGLGELMQTREPQFYASGIAHRLFVGARPALIVLKIQSRKASFLASEEWQTAPFQEIIPSPMQALMNEATVIPGIIERMSQEAGITTADRLLTELEALLDRLALWETSFQATPEAPRFWYDGDCIWFDSLTTANGLTHCWAFNVICLTCVGKIVGLFPDLRPFAHISRGMVSQETRRMSMLICRSTKYLMQDKMKLFGPTSIVLPLQTAYDTLKAGGAETERDFACCKEILESALGEKHFLSLFFKGDV; translated from the exons ATGAAGATTCGACAGAGGACGACATGTCAAATCTGCAGGCAGAAGAAGATCAGT TGTGACGGGAGAAAGCCTTCATGCGGCCAATGTCTCCTCCGCAACATCACCTGCCCCGGATATCCACCGGATTGGATATTCATCTCTCAGTTCGCTCCGTCTAACATTCAGACAAAGCCGATACTTGCTAGAGTGGCTGGTCACTCTGGCGTAACCAAGCATCCCCCCTCTCAGCTTCCAGGCATACTCTTGAACCGGAAAACGCATGAGCCGAATGGGAGTCTCAGGTCGCTTTACCACGAAGACCTACCGCTGGACAAGCTGATAGAAATCATCATCCAGGGGTATGTTCCAGGTACTGATGTTGCGGCGATTCTAAAAGGCGCCAGTGCGTCTACTCCTCGAATATGCG GTGCGTGGGCAGAAGTACTACCAGATCTCGTCAAAGCTGGTAACAACACAGCTTTGAATGCTGCCATCAAAGCCTTTGCTTTCTCCATACTCGTGTGCGAGACGCAACGCAAGATCCCCATGGCGACGGCGCTTGAAGCATATAGCGTAGCGCTACGATCCGTCAACGACTCGCTCAAGATCCCCAACAAGTCGTCGTTGGTTCAGCTAATGGCTGCTGTAATGTGCTTGCTCTTTGCTGAGCTTGTGTTGCCAACAAGCCTTGAAAGCTGGACCGCTCATTTAGAGGGACTTGGGGAGTTGATGCAGACGCGAGAGCCACAGTTCTACGCATCAGGCATCGCCCACAGGCTATTTGTCGGGGCAAGACCGGCATTG ATTGTACTGAAGATCCAGTCGAGAAAGGCATCTTTCCTTGCCTCAGAAGAGTGGCAAACAGCTCCTTTCCAAGAGATCATTCCTTCGCCAATGCAAGCATTGATGAACGAAGCAACTGTTATTCCGGGCATCATCGAAAGAATGAGTCAGGAGGCTGGAATCACGACTGCTGACAGGCTATTGACGGAGCTAGAAGCACTGCTTGACCGACTTGCGCTGTGGGAAACAAGCTTCCAGGCCACTCCTGAGGCCCCTCGTTTCTGGTATGATGGAGACTGCATCTGGTTTGACAGCCTCACAACAGCTAACGGCCTGACGCATTGCTGGGCATTCAATGTGATTTGCTTGACATGTGTCGGGAAGATTGTGGGCTTATTTCCAGACCTGCGTCCCTTTGCTCATATATCGCGAGGGATGGTCTCTCAAGAAACCAGGCGGATGTCGATGCTCATATGCCGGAGCACCAAGTATTTGATGCAAGACAAGATGAAGCTCTTTGGGCCAACATCCATtgtcctccccctccaaacgGCGTATGACACCCTGAAGGCTGGAGGCGCCGAAACGGAGAGGGATTTCGCTTGCTGCAAAGAGATACTTGAGTCAGCTCTTGGAGAAAAGCACTTTTTATCTCTCTTTTTCAAAGGAGACGTGTAA
- the PRE4 gene encoding Proteasome subunit beta type-7 (EggNog:ENOG503NUK4; COG:O; MEROPS:MER0001711; BUSCO:EOG09263XZN), with protein sequence MDHRPQAWGRPRDDVYGAYDASYLNNSGPRTVTQSPVVTGTSVIAIKYKDGVVMAADNLASYGSLARFTDVKRLRTFLDTTVIGFGGDVSDMQFLDRHLKELATDESYEVEPTLDDEDDEESSSSKPGHLNAANLFKYLQKLMYQRRNSFDPLWNQILVAGLDSDSKPFLASVDLRGTSFTSPSLATGFGAALAQPIMRKYAGTEEDAAKLTREQAVEVVKECMKVLFYRDARSLDRYSIAVVNKDGIELKEDEQLEKQSWAFAERIKGYGTQTV encoded by the exons ATGGATCACCGCCCGCAAGCCTGGGGTCGT CCCAGAGATGATGTCTACGGCGCCTACGATGCCTCCtacctcaacaacagcgGTCCCAGAACCGTCACACAATCACCCGTCGTAACAGGCACCTCGGTCATCGCAATCAAGTACAAGGACGGCGTCGTTATGGCGGCCGATAACCTGG CCTCCTACGGCTCTCTAGCCCGCTTTACCGACGTCAAGCGCCTCCGCACCTTCCTCGACACAACCGTCATCGGCTTCGGCGGCGACGTTTCCGACATGCAGTTCCTCGACCGCCACCTCAAAGAGCTAGCCACCGACGAATCCTACGAGGTGGAACCAAccctcgacgacgaagacgacgaagaatcctcctcttccaaaccCGGCCACCTCAACGCAGCCAACCTCTTCAAGTACCTCCAAAAGCTCATGTACCAACGCCGCAACTCGTTCGACCCCCTCTGGAACCAGATCCTCGTTGCCGGGCTCGACTCGGACTCGAAGCCCTTCCTCGCTTCTGTTGACTTGAGGGGAACATCTTTCACTTCCCCGTCGTTGGCTACCGGGTTTGGCGCGGCGTTGGCTCAGCCCATTATGCGCAAGTACGCTGgtaccgaggaggatgctgcCAAGCTTACGAGGGAgcaggcggtggaggtggtcaaGGAGTGCATGAAGGTGCTTTTCTACCGTGATGCTAGGTCGCTGGATCGGTATTCCATTGCGGTGGTGAACAAGGATGGGATTGAGCtcaaggaggatgagcagCTCGAGAAGCAGAGTTGGGCGTTTGCTGAGCGGATCAAGGGGTATGGTACTCAAACTGTCTaa
- a CDS encoding hypothetical protein (COG:S; EggNog:ENOG503NZWV): MADADKPIATTSENVVEKPRRRGCVGHCVRFWWVYLIVLIVLTVILVPVILLVAVPKIAQSKLDDAELIINGITVTDTQTKKMTMSIDSTIKSDGKVHATIEPFLGVMYLEDIPSHIPFASINFPETTSEALQQVKVTQTLEIKDVDALTTFNTWLLANETLRVTVFGETGIHVKGISRRYPVTFKKTIEMPGLQMLRGTSVNETTINLDPVYNFNATTWIPNRSLVSFELGNATFHNYLDGKEIGTVYIDNLFLKAGEVTKADMRATIENAPVIEALGKSPACDKDNGWLDFEIRGKTVNNKGQDLPYFANALAADTQTIPIDIGGTIQRSLGLTIPCGGLGGGDHSD; this comes from the exons ATGGCCGACGCCGACAAGCCCATCGCTACCACTAGCGAGAATGTTGTTGAGAAGCCGCGGAGACGCGGATGTGTAGGACACTGCGTCAGATTCTGGTGGGTGTACTTGATCGTCCTCATCGTTCTTACTGTCATTCTTGTGCCAGTCAT TCTCCTGGTCGCCGTTCCCAAGATTGCTCAGTCCAAGCTTGATGACGCcgagctcatcatcaacggcaTCACTGTCACCGATACCCAGACCAAGAAGATGACCATGTCTATCGACAGCACCATCAAGAGTGATGGCAAGGTTCACGCCACCATTGAGCCCTTCCTCGGGGTCATGTACCTCGAGGATATCCCTTCTCACATTCCTTTCGCCAGCATCAACTTCCCCGAGACCACCAGCGAGGCCCTTCAGCAGGTCAAGGTTACCCAGACCCTCGAGATCAAGGATGTGGATGCCCTGACCACCTTCAACACATGGCTGCTCGCCAACGAGACCCTCAGAGTGACCGTCTTTGGTGAGACTGGTATTCACGTCAAGGGCATCTCTAGACGCTATCCGGTTACTTTCAAGAAGACCATCGAGATGCCCGGCCTCCAGATGCTTCGGGGCACTTCTGTCAACGAGACCACGATCAACCTCGATCCCGTGTATAACTTCAACGCAACAACCTGGATTCCCAACCGCTCTCTTGTGTCTTTCGAACTT GGCAATGCCACCTTCCACAACTACCTTGACGGCAAGGAGATTGGTACCGTCTATATtgacaacctcttcctcaaaGCCGGCGAGGTCACCAAGGCCGACATGCGCGCCACCATTGAGAATGCACCCGTAATTGAGGCCCTCGGAAAGTCTCCCGCTTGCGACAAGGACAATGGATGGCTCGACTTCGAAATTCGTGGCAAGACCGTCAACAACAAGGGCCAAGACCTTCCCTACTTCGCCAACGCTTTGGCTGCAGACACCCAGACCATTCCTATCGATATCGGCGGCACGATTCAGCGGTCTTTGGGCCTCACTATTCCCTGCGgcggcctcggcggcggtgatcaTTCTGATTAA
- the GFA1 gene encoding glutamine--fructose-6-phosphate transaminase (isomerizing) (EggNog:ENOG503NUR2; BUSCO:EOG09260SRF; MEROPS:MER0012158; COG:M) → MCGIFGYVNYLVEKDRKFIIDTLINGLSRLEYRGYDSAGFAVDGDKKKEVLAFKEVGKVAKLRQLVDESKPDLSKVFDSHVGIAHTRWATHGPPSRLNCHPHRSDPTWEFSIVHNGIITNYKELKTLLEAKGFRFETETDTECIAKLAKYLYDQNRGIGFTDLAKAVISELEGAYGLLIKSVHYPHEVIAARKGSPLVVGVKTQKRMKVDFVDVEYSDDNTPLSAEAASQNVALKKSSVAGGLLSPNGLLGAPDKSLLHRSQSRAFMTDDGLPMPTEFFLSSDPSAIVEHTKKVMYLEDDDIAHIHEGSLHIHRLKKADGSSNVRTIQTLELELQEIMKGKFDHFMQKEIFEQPESVVNTMRGRLDIGNQTVTLGGLRSYIATIRRSRRIIFIACGTSYHSCMAVRGVFEELTEIPIAVELASDFLDRQAPVFRDDTCVFVSQSGETADSLMALRYCLDRGALTVGIVNVVGSSISLLTHCGVHVNAGPEIGVASTKAYTSQFIAMIMFALSLGEDRASKQKRREEIMEGLSKISDQIKSVLSQDQKIKALCESTFRNQKSLLLLGRGSQYSTALEGALKIKEISYLHCEAVMSGELKHGVLALVDENLPIIMILTRDDLFKKSLNAYQQVTARGGKPIVICNEGDEEFSENQAEKIEVPKTVDVLQGILNVIPLQLIAYWLAVLEGLNVDFPRNLAKSVTVE, encoded by the exons ATGTG TGGCATTTTCGGTTACGTGAATTACTTGGTGGAAAAGGACAGGAAGTTTATCATTGACACACTCATCAACG GACTTTCCCGTCTCGAGTACAGAGGGTACGACTCGGCCGGTTTTGCCGTCGATggcgacaagaagaaggaagtcCTTGCCTTCAAGGAGGTAGGCAAGGTCGCCAAGCTGAGGCAGCTTGTTGATGAGAGCAAGCCCGACCTCTCCAAGGTCTTCGACTCCCACGTCGGTATCGCACACACTCGCTGGGCCACCCACggtcccccctcccgtctCAACTGCCACCCCCACAG GTCCGACCCCACATGGGAGTTTTCCATCGTCCACAacggcatcatcaccaactacaaggagctcaagactCTCCTTGAGGCCAAGGGTTTCAGGTTTGAGACCGAGACGGACACAGAATGCATTGCGAAGCTCGCAAAGTATCTCTACGACCAGAACAGGGGCATTGGGTTCACCGATCTCGCCAAGGCCGTTATTAGCGAGCTGGAGGGCGCCTACGGTTTGCTCATCAAGAGCGTGCACTATCCCCATGAGGTGATTGCCGCTCGCAAGGGTTCTCCCTTGGTTGTCGGTGTCAAGACGCAGAAGCGCATGAAGGTCGACTTCGTCGATGTCGAGTACTCGGACGACAACACTCCCCTCTCCGCCGAAGCCGCCTCCCAGAATGTTGCGCTCAAGAAGTCGTCTGTCGCCGGTGGCCTCCTCTCACCTAACGGCCTGCTTGGAGCCCCCGACAAGTCGCTCCTTCACCGATCGCAGTCCCGCGCCTTCATGACCGATGATGGCCTCCCAATGCCCACCGAGTTCTTTTTGTCGTCGGATCCATCGGCCATTGTCGAGCACACCAAGAAGGTGATGTACCTCGAGGACGATGACATCGCCCACATCCACGAGGGTTCTCTCCACATCCATCGCCTCAAGAAGGCCGATGGAAGCAGCAATGTCCGTACCATCCAGACCCTTGAGCTCGAGCTCCAGGAGATCATGAAGGGCAAGTTCGACCACTTCATGCAAAAGGAAATTTTCGAGCAGCCCGAGTCGGTTGTCAACACTATGCGTGGTCGTCTTGACATCGGCAACCAGACAGTAACACTCGGTGGTCTGAGGAGCTACATCGCCACCATTCGCAGGTCCCGTCGCATTATCTTCATTGCTTGCGGTACTTCCTACCACAGCTGCATGGCTGTCAGGGGTGTTTTTGAGGAGCTTACCGAAATTCCTATTGCCGTTGAGCTTGCCTCCGACTTCCTGGATCGCCAGGCGCCAGTATTCAGAGATGACACCTGCGTCTTTGTGTCCCAGTCTGGTGAAACAGCCGACTCGCTGATGGCTCTCAGATACTGCCTCGACCGCGGTGCCCTGACTGTCGGTATCGTCAACGTTGTTGGTTCCAGCAtttccctcctcacccactGCGGTGTGCACGTCAACGCCGGCCCCGAAATCGGTGTTGCGTCCACCAAGGCCTACACCTCGCAATTCATTGCCATGATCATGTTCGCTCTCTCATTGGGCGAGGACCGCGCTTCCAAgcagaagagaagagaggagaTTATGGAGGGCCTCTCTAAGATCAGTGACCAGATCAAGTCCGTCCTCTCTCAAGACCAAAAGATCAAGGCTCTCTGCGAGAGCACCTTCAGAAACCAGAAGAGCTTGCTCCTGCTTGGTCGTGGCAGCCAATACAGCACAGCGCTGGAAGGTGCCCTCAAGATCAAGGAAATCAGCTACTTGCACTGCGAGGCCGTCATGAGCGGTGAGCTCAAGCACGGTGTGCTCGCCCTTGTGGACGAGAActtgcccatcatcatgatcCTCACCCGTGATGATCTCTTCAAGAAGAGCTTGAACGCCTACCAACAAG TTACTGCTCGTGGAGGCAAGCCCATTGTTATCTGCAACGAAGGCGACGAGGAGTTCAGCGAGAACCAGGCCGAGAAGATCGAGGTCCCCAAGACGGTTGATGTTCTCCAGGGTATCCTCAATGTCATCCCCTTGCAGCTGATTGCCTACTGGCTCGCTGTTCTCGAGGGTCTCAACGTTGACTTCCCTCGTAACCTGGCTAAGTCGGTTACTGTTGAGTAG
- a CDS encoding hypothetical protein (COG:S; EggNog:ENOG503NZQZ) codes for MESVALRHRELVYIRRWNFSRIYLDKPFRPFNLQAPVTPELLHLTYTLVVNLSIMTSSIKLSAPLSLTHIGTATALIHLGDDSNPVTLITDPFFSHAPFEFDMGLLVLKASIEPALGLANLPPIDAVLLSHEDHVDNLDEPGRRLLEGRIVLTTPDGAKNLAPRPGVKALQPWETVSIKLQGQTFEVTGTPCVHLPGGEVTGFILTTESFGKTDGKPNAIFFSGDTIYIPELAKMKEKYHISVALLNLGKATAPLPTGPLVITMDGAQAVKLFRELGADVLVPMHFESWDHFKEQREDLAQSFKAEGLDKEVLWLEPGKKTKLV; via the exons ATGGAGAGCGTTGCTCTCCGTCATAGGGAACTCGTGTATATAAGACGATGGAATTTCTCCAGAATTTATCTCGACAAACCATTCCGTCCCTTCAATCTCCAAGCGCCTGTCACTCCTGAACTTCTGCATTTGACTTACACACTTGTTGTGAACCTCTCAATCATGACCTCCTCGATCAAACTCTCGGCCCCTCTGAGCCTCACCCACATCGGCACTGCGACTGCCCTCATTCATCTTGGGGACGATAGCAACCCTGTCACACTCATCACCgaccccttcttctctcatGCCCCATTTGAATTCGATATGGGTCTCCTTGTCCTCAAGGCATCCATTGAACCGGCTCTAGGCCTTGCCAATCTCCCTCCTATCGATGCTGTTCTCCTGAGCCACGAGGACCATGTCGACAATCTTGACGAGCCTGGCCGCCGTCTTCTCGAAGGCCGCATCGTGCTCACCACCCCTGACGGAGCAAAGAACCTTGCTCCTCGGCCTGGTGTCAAAGCTTTGCAGCCTTG GGAGACTGTTTCTATCAAGCTCCAGGGACAGACTTTTGAGGTTACTGGAACCCCTTGCGTACACCTtcctggtggtgaggtcACTGGCTTTATCCTGACAACGGAATCGTTTGGAAAGACTGATGGCAAGCCAAACGCGATATTCTTCTCTGGGGACACAATTTACATCCCTGAGCTGGCAaagatgaaggagaagtACC ACATCTCCGTCGCCTTGCTCAACCTAGGCAAAGCAACAGCCCCTCTCCCCACGGGCCCCCTTGTCATCACCATGGACGGCGCGCAGGCAGTAAAGCTGTTCCGAGAGCTGGGAGCTGACGTGCTGGTCCCCATGCACTTTGAGAGTTGGGATCACTTCAAGGAGCAGCGGGAAGATTTGGCGCAGTCGTTCAAGGCCGAGGGGTTGGACAAGGAGGTTTTGTGGTTGGAGCCTGGGaagaagaccaagcttgTTTAG
- the RPT4 gene encoding 26S proteasome subunit rpt4 (COG:O; EggNog:ENOG503NVBE) — translation MSDQEREHALASFKKKLIESREWETKLKNLRLEIKGLQKDFDNTEDHIKALQSVGQIIGEVLKQLDEERFIVKASSGPRYVVGCRSKVDKAKLKQGTRVALDMTTLTIMRMLPREVDPLVYNMSLEDPGQVSFGGIGGLNDQIRELREVIELPLKNPELFLRVGIKPPKGVLLYGPPGTGKTLLARAVASSLETNFLKVVASAIVDKYIGESARLIREMFGYAKEHEPCIIFMDEIDAIGGRRFSEGTSADREIQRTLMELLNQLDGFDYLGKTKIIMATNRPDTLDPALLRAGRLDRKIEIPLPNEVGRLEILKIHAAGVAKEGEIDFESVVKMSDGLNGADLRNVVTEAGLFAIKADRDAINQDDFNKAVRKVAESKKLEGKLEYQKL, via the exons ATGTCGGACCAGGAGCGCGAGCATGCTCTCGCCAGCTTCAAGAAGAAGTTGATTGAGTCGCGAGAGTGGGAAACCAAGCTCAAGAACCTCCGGCTCGAAATCAAGGGTCTTCAGAAGGACTTTGACAACACAGAGGATCACATCAAGGCGTTACAAAGTGTCGGGCAGATTATTGGCGAGGTACTGAAGCAGCTTGACGAGGAGAGGT TCATTGTTAAGGCCTCGTCAGGTCCTCGTTACGTCGTCGGTTGCCGCTCCAAGGTCGACAAAGCGAAGCTCAAGCAAGGAACCCGTGTGGCGCTTGATATGACGACACTCACCATCATGCGCATGCTTCCCCGCGAGGTCGACCCCCTCGTCTACAACATGTCTTTGGAAGATCCGGGCCAGGTCAGCTTCGGCGGAATTGGTGGTCTCAACGACCAGATTCGCGAGCTCAGAGAAGTCATTGAGCTTCCGCTCAAGAACCCAGAGTTGTTTCTGCGAGTAGGCATCAAGCCACCCAAAGGCGTGCTTCTGTACGGTCCACCAGGTACCGGCAAGACCTTACTTGCCAGAGCAGTTGCTAGCAGTCTAGAGACGAATTTTCTTAAGG TCGTTGCATCAGCTATCGTCGACAAATACATTGGCGAGTCTGCCAGGTTGATCCGCGAAATGTTCGGATACGCAAAGGAGCACGAACCCTGCATCATCTTCATGGACGAAATCGACGCCATCGGTGGCCGCCGGTTCAGCGAAGGTACTAGTGCCGATCGTGAAATCCAGCGGACGTTGATGGAGCTGCTCAACCAGCTCGACGGTTTCGACTATCTCGGGAAAACCAAGATCATCATGGCCACGAACCGACCTGACACACTCGACCCTGCGCTGCTACGTGCCGGGCGTCTAGACCGCAAGATTGAgattcccctccccaatgaGGTTGGACGTCTGGAGATTCTCAAGATTCACGCCGCGGGCGTGGCCAAGGAAGGGGAGATTGACTTTGAGAGCGTGGTGAAGATGAGCGATGGGCTGAACGGTGCCGATTTGCGAAACGTGGTTACCGAGGC CGGCCTCTTCGCCATCAAGGCCGACAGAGATGCGATTAATCAGGATGACTTCAACAAGGCAGTTCGCAAGGTGGCTGAGtcgaagaagctggagggcAAGCTTGAGTACCAGAAGTTGTAG
- a CDS encoding hypothetical protein (COG:K; EggNog:ENOG503P2V2): MGLVVYESSDEDEEAQPLPEPQVTKPPAKPIAPEVKDAPQQAPSFPPKQPSPPPQPLPQPSKQSPPLGPVLGPALGPSLPPSNTLPEPEDMEMTIPLDPSPPPRSPYSANRALIQSLTLPPNPDTSIPPSPPLSPALLPQINSLTAKFDNFLKLKREKNIHFNERIAQSHGLRNPAVMEQLLTFAGIGTSFDGDDDGGKGTEQYATTLSKELWDPLTGFPGWAYKDALWKTQIKTRKERERGKGERVEFVSAGTAAAGGDSGVLPDLRTGLSGEERFGRKRKGRY; encoded by the exons ATGGGTTTGGTAGTATACGAAAGTagtgacgaggacgaggaagccCAACCGCTCCCCGAGCCTCAG GTCACCAAACCACCAGCCAAACCCATCGCACCAGAAGTAAAAGATGCGCCCCAACAAGCACCCTCGTTCCCACCCaaacaaccctcaccaccacctcaaccctTGCCCCAGCCATCAAAACAGTCACCACCCCTCGGCCCTGTCTTAGGCCCCGCCCTCGGCCCTTCCCTCCCACCATCGAACACCCTCCCCGAACCAGAAGACATGGAAATGACCATCCCCCtcgacccctcccccccccctcgaTCCCCCTACTCCGCCAACCGCGCCCTAATCCAAAGCCTtaccctccctcccaatcccgacacctccatccctccctccccgcccctttccccagccctcctcccacaaaTCAACTCCCTAACTGCCAAATTCGACAACTTCCTCAAACTCAAACGGGAGAAAAACATTCACTTCAACGAACGTATCGCGCAATCCCACGGCCTGAGAAACCCAGCAGTGATGGAGCAGCTGCTGACGTTTGCGGGGATCGGGACGAGTTTTGACGGGGATGATGACGGAGGGAAAGGAACGGAGCAGTATGCTACCACCCTGAGTAAAGAGCTCTGGGATCCGCTGACGGGGTTTCCCGGGTGGGCGTACAAGGATGCGTTGTGGAAGACTCAGATCAAGACtaggaaggagagggagagggggaaaggggagagggttgagTTTGTGAGCGCTGGGACAGCAGCGGCGGGGGGTGATAGTGGGGTGTTGCCAGATTTGAGGACGGGTTTGTCGGGGGAGGAACGGtttgggaggaagaggaaggggaggtatTGA